A genomic region of Aeropyrum pernix K1 contains the following coding sequences:
- a CDS encoding superoxide dismutase, whose amino-acid sequence MVSFKRYELPPLPYNYNALEPYIIEEIMKLHHQKHHNTYVKGANAALEKIEKHLKGEIQIDVRAVMRDFSFNYAGHIMHTIFWPNMAPPGKGGGTPGGRVADLIEKQFGGFEKFKALFSAAAKTVEGVGWGVLAFDPLTEELRILQVEKHNVLMTAGLVPILVIDVWEHAYYLQYKNDRGSYVENWWNVVNWDDVEKRLEQALNNAKPLYLLPQ is encoded by the coding sequence ATGGTGAGCTTTAAGAGGTACGAGCTCCCCCCGCTACCCTACAACTACAACGCCCTGGAGCCCTACATTATAGAGGAGATAATGAAGCTGCACCACCAGAAGCATCACAACACGTATGTCAAAGGGGCTAACGCCGCACTCGAGAAGATAGAGAAGCATCTCAAGGGCGAGATACAGATAGACGTTAGGGCTGTCATGAGGGACTTCAGCTTCAACTACGCAGGCCACATAATGCACACCATATTCTGGCCCAACATGGCCCCGCCCGGCAAGGGCGGTGGAACACCTGGCGGCAGGGTGGCTGACCTCATAGAGAAGCAGTTCGGCGGCTTCGAGAAGTTCAAGGCCCTCTTCAGCGCCGCTGCGAAGACGGTGGAGGGCGTCGGGTGGGGCGTGCTCGCGTTCGACCCTCTGACAGAGGAGCTCAGGATACTGCAGGTGGAGAAGCACAACGTCCTCATGACGGCGGGCCTTGTGCCCATACTAGTTATTGACGTGTGGGAGCACGCCTACTACCTCCAGTACAAGAACGACAGGGGCAGCTACGTCGAGAACTGGTGGAACGTGGTCAACTGGGACGACGTTGAGAAGAGGCTGGAGCAGGCTCTAAACAACGCGAAGCCCCTCTACCTGCTCCCCCAGTAG
- a CDS encoding acyl-CoA dehydrogenase family protein, whose protein sequence is MSQESCLGPAASRLLDEELAALAGDIDRENRVPDSLIEKAAAEGLFDIGSVECLLQAVRRASRFSRGFAHVLLVHGSCRLAVGGEGRVYALGITEAGGGTDVRANIATRAEELGGGSYRLEGMKYFTSNALYASHFVVLALAGEEPALFLCEKQPRIRVEPLDLSGFRGSGVGKVVFDGAVCERLTEPGVDGVRAALGYINVGRLGYASLALGIADRAIEVIVEAASSKRVFGKRLLDYQGVQWRIASIAARRAALESLVVSALDGGGRVDPEKAAMAKVLGGELALEAAWSAVQILGGRGLAMWGEAERMYRDAKVIDIGEGAKEVLMDYIAGRTVKKVLGSRG, encoded by the coding sequence GTGTCTCAGGAGTCCTGTCTAGGGCCCGCCGCTTCTAGGCTTCTGGATGAGGAGCTAGCCGCCCTGGCGGGGGATATTGACAGGGAGAACAGGGTTCCCGATAGCCTCATCGAGAAGGCTGCTGCGGAGGGGCTTTTCGACATAGGGAGTGTGGAATGCCTGCTGCAGGCTGTGAGGCGCGCGTCGAGGTTTAGCAGGGGGTTTGCCCACGTCCTCCTAGTACACGGTAGCTGCAGGCTGGCCGTTGGCGGGGAGGGGAGGGTGTACGCCCTCGGCATAACCGAGGCTGGAGGAGGGACTGATGTGAGGGCTAACATAGCAACTAGGGCCGAGGAGCTGGGCGGCGGCTCCTACAGGCTAGAGGGCATGAAATACTTCACTAGTAACGCCCTATACGCCTCCCACTTCGTCGTTCTCGCACTCGCTGGTGAGGAGCCGGCGCTCTTCCTGTGCGAGAAGCAGCCTAGGATCAGGGTCGAGCCGCTGGACCTATCGGGCTTCAGGGGCTCTGGAGTTGGGAAGGTCGTCTTCGACGGAGCAGTCTGCGAGAGGCTGACGGAGCCTGGGGTAGACGGGGTTAGGGCGGCTCTGGGCTATATAAACGTTGGCAGGCTCGGTTACGCCTCCCTAGCCCTCGGCATAGCGGATAGGGCTATAGAGGTTATCGTGGAGGCTGCTTCCTCCAAGAGAGTATTCGGCAAACGCCTGCTAGACTACCAGGGTGTGCAGTGGAGGATAGCCTCAATAGCGGCGCGCAGGGCGGCGCTCGAGAGCCTGGTGGTCTCAGCCCTTGATGGGGGAGGCAGGGTGGACCCTGAGAAGGCTGCTATGGCTAAGGTGCTAGGCGGCGAGCTGGCGCTCGAGGCGGCCTGGTCGGCGGTTCAGATACTAGGGGGCAGGGGTTTGGCCATGTGGGGTGAAGCGGAGAGGATGTACAGGGATGCTAAGGTTATTGACATAGGCGAGGGGGCGAAGGAGGTGCTCATGGACTACATAGCGGGTAGGACCGTTAAAAAAGTGCTGGGAAGCCGCGGCTAG